One Insulibacter thermoxylanivorax genomic region harbors:
- a CDS encoding GNAT family N-acetyltransferase has product MRIVISDKGRGYGRDAIRLIQTYVFNELHAHRLWLDVKEHNHRAKNLYESLGFRYEGMLRECIKSGDTYESLIIMAILRREFAN; this is encoded by the coding sequence ATGAGGATTGTCATCTCGGACAAGGGGAGAGGATATGGCAGAGATGCCATAAGGCTTATTCAAACATATGTTTTCAATGAACTGCATGCACATCGTCTGTGGCTCGATGTCAAAGAACATAACCATAGAGCAAAAAATCTTTACGAGAGCCTCGGCTTCCGTTACGAGGGGATGCTGAGGGAGTGCATCAAGAGCGGAGATACCTACGAGTCCTTAATCATCATGGCGATCTTAAGAAGAGAATTCGCCAATTAG
- a CDS encoding CDGSH iron-sulfur domain-containing protein, translating to MEHNKVTIKINDNGSIRVTGEVELIDAEGNRFATKPSFSLCRCGHSANKPFCDGAHKSVGFTSAPRAAK from the coding sequence GTGGAACACAATAAAGTAACAATTAAGATCAACGACAACGGATCGATTCGCGTTACCGGCGAGGTGGAATTGATCGACGCCGAGGGAAATCGCTTTGCGACGAAGCCTTCCTTCTCCCTATGCCGCTGCGGTCATTCTGCGAACAAACCTTTCTGCGACGGTGCTCATAAGTCTGTCGGATTCACCAGCGCCCCTCGTGCAGCGAAGTAA
- a CDS encoding dihydrofolate reductase family protein, translating to MRRLRYQVACSLDGYIADPNGGFDWIIPEPAFDFNALLAQFDTLLMGRKTYETIIRSGVELPDKRIIVASRSFRQEDHPEAEIIHDRLKERVHELLEQPGKDVWLYGGGELLSQLLAWDLVDTVEPAIIPILLGDGVPMLAKNGVHRRLNFVRQQTYPRGMVLLEYEVQKERDQRTEM from the coding sequence ATGAGAAGATTGCGTTACCAGGTGGCATGCAGTTTGGACGGCTATATCGCAGATCCAAACGGCGGATTTGATTGGATTATCCCTGAGCCGGCCTTTGACTTCAATGCTTTGTTAGCTCAGTTTGATACCCTGCTGATGGGGAGGAAAACCTATGAGACGATCATTCGCTCGGGGGTGGAGCTGCCGGATAAGCGCATCATCGTTGCCTCGCGGTCCTTTCGGCAAGAGGATCATCCTGAAGCAGAGATCATCCATGATAGGCTGAAGGAACGCGTTCATGAGCTGCTTGAGCAGCCCGGGAAGGATGTGTGGCTATACGGCGGGGGAGAGCTGCTGTCCCAGCTGCTGGCTTGGGATCTTGTCGATACAGTGGAACCGGCGATCATCCCCATCCTGCTTGGAGACGGAGTGCCGATGCTGGCGAAGAACGGGGTGCACCGCCGGCTGAACTTCGTTCGGCAGCAGACTTATCCAAGGGGAATGGTGCTCCTTGAGTATGAGGTCCAGAAGGAGAGGGACCAGCGGACGGAGATGTGA
- a CDS encoding LacI family DNA-binding transcriptional regulator, translating into MKKRINMQDIADRLNISKNSVSQALSGKSGVSEETRRKVIQTAEEMGYRYTQRRPSRSKTIQRVGVIVSEAAFDIKSFFGDIYLSIEREAQRHGIRLVLQSITADDRDRLTLPSFVQDKSVDGILILSPISTEYINKVIDQGIPTVLIDHHHPGIAADAVLTNNRFGAYKAVKYLLDLDHERVAVIGDVAFSSSYQERWEGYKLAMREHGIEPRSEWMFIDVHQDQQTIEELLTSLDDIPEAWFCLSDGYSYYVCSTLKKMGYHIPDDISIFGFDNNVFSQISDPKITTMEIDLSAYANKAFSQLMWRVQHPDEVHYEIHLPARLIERDSTARSKFALKNQ; encoded by the coding sequence ATGAAGAAGAGGATCAACATGCAGGACATTGCGGACAGGCTGAATATTTCGAAGAATTCCGTATCCCAAGCCCTGTCGGGCAAATCCGGTGTCAGTGAAGAGACGAGGCGTAAAGTCATCCAAACCGCTGAAGAGATGGGATATCGCTATACGCAGAGGAGACCTTCCCGCAGCAAGACCATCCAAAGGGTGGGTGTGATTGTCTCGGAAGCTGCCTTCGATATCAAATCCTTCTTCGGCGACATCTATCTATCGATCGAACGGGAAGCACAGCGCCACGGCATCCGTCTGGTCCTCCAATCCATCACTGCGGACGACCGGGATCGCCTGACGTTGCCATCTTTTGTCCAAGATAAGAGCGTCGACGGCATTCTCATCCTGTCGCCGATCAGCACCGAATACATCAATAAGGTCATCGACCAGGGCATCCCGACGGTGCTGATCGATCACCATCATCCTGGGATCGCAGCCGACGCCGTGCTGACGAACAACCGCTTTGGAGCATACAAGGCGGTCAAGTATCTGTTGGATCTCGATCACGAGCGGGTGGCTGTCATTGGAGACGTAGCTTTTTCGTCCAGCTATCAAGAGCGCTGGGAAGGCTATAAGCTGGCGATGAGAGAGCACGGGATCGAGCCGCGGAGCGAATGGATGTTCATCGACGTGCATCAAGACCAACAGACGATCGAAGAGCTGTTAACCTCCCTGGATGACATCCCGGAAGCGTGGTTCTGTTTGAGTGACGGATACAGCTATTATGTATGTTCAACATTGAAGAAGATGGGCTATCACATCCCCGACGACATCTCGATCTTCGGCTTCGACAACAACGTTTTCTCACAGATCTCCGACCCGAAGATCACGACGATGGAGATCGATCTTTCCGCCTATGCGAACAAAGCCTTCTCACAGCTGATGTGGCGGGTGCAGCATCCGGATGAAGTCCATTACGAGATTCATCTGCCGGCTCGTCTGATCGAACGGGATTCCACCGCTCGTTCGAAGTTTGCGCTAAAGAACCAGTAA
- the rpiA gene encoding ribose-5-phosphate isomerase RpiA, whose translation MDAKRIAAERAADYIQDGMVVGLGTGSTAYWAIQRIGQRVQEGLRIRAIATSNASEKQAKELGIPLISFADVQEIDLTIDGADEVDPNFQLIKGGGGALLREKIVASSSSKFIVIVDDSKLVGRLGRFPLPIEIVRFGYEATIHKLRELGCEPVLREVEGKAYITDNGNYIVDAYFGAIADPKELESKLNMIPGVVENGLFVDMADRVIAGKRDGGILELERQR comes from the coding sequence ATGGATGCAAAACGAATCGCTGCTGAGCGAGCCGCAGACTACATACAGGATGGGATGGTCGTAGGTCTGGGAACGGGTTCGACGGCCTATTGGGCGATCCAGAGAATCGGACAGAGAGTGCAGGAAGGTCTGCGCATCCGAGCGATCGCAACATCCAATGCTTCGGAGAAGCAAGCAAAGGAACTCGGTATTCCACTGATCTCCTTTGCGGATGTACAGGAAATCGATCTTACGATCGATGGCGCCGATGAGGTGGATCCAAACTTTCAGCTTATCAAGGGCGGAGGAGGCGCTTTGCTGCGCGAGAAGATCGTCGCCTCTTCCAGCAGCAAGTTCATCGTCATCGTCGATGACAGCAAGCTGGTCGGACGGTTGGGACGCTTCCCATTGCCCATCGAGATCGTTCGCTTCGGTTATGAGGCGACGATTCATAAACTTCGCGAACTGGGCTGCGAACCGGTGTTGAGAGAAGTGGAGGGCAAGGCTTATATTACAGATAACGGCAATTATATCGTAGATGCATATTTTGGTGCAATCGCAGATCCTAAGGAGCTTGAATCGAAGCTCAATATGATCCCCGGTGTGGTGGAAAATGGACTGTTCGTGGATATGGCGGACCGGGTGATCGCAGGCAAACGGGACGGCGGAATTCTAGAACTTGAAAGACAGCGATGA
- a CDS encoding ABC transporter substrate-binding protein, which translates to MKRKWLSMLVMVMLVSMFLAACGNNSNTGSSGAEGDPSASSGSSNGDKVTIRLATWAGEGESKELQEILDRLNEQSDTYEIVQESNPSEYDTRIITQLSGDSGPDLIWLNAQRAAQFAAQGILLDITDYLTDSDHPAAQTDDYYEASLQPFTRDERLYGLPWIQQPVMLYVNKAKFDEAGLNYPDESWTWNEFVAAAERLTIDANGNHAGEEGFDESQVHQWGFTLNGWPPVQMFIWQNGGEVILEDFSESPIDTPEAVEAVKFYADLIQSPVTPSQQIIRDRGFDQMFRDGQVAMFMGGAADNLDSTIDHVEAFMVPAGPKDIKATFADVLGMAVNVKTKHPEEAVQALLDLTDAIHHWKIMPPRQSLSDLSTLQEMHPEKAHSLEAIIASMEFAKPYRYFENYPEWDNVFWTQLMDPIINGGEDPETLIPNVKPLLDETLQP; encoded by the coding sequence ATGAAGAGAAAATGGTTGTCAATGCTGGTGATGGTCATGCTGGTGTCGATGTTCCTTGCAGCCTGCGGGAATAACAGCAACACCGGCAGCAGCGGAGCAGAAGGCGATCCATCTGCCTCATCCGGGTCCTCTAACGGCGATAAAGTGACCATCCGCTTAGCCACATGGGCGGGTGAAGGAGAATCGAAGGAGCTTCAAGAGATCCTTGATCGATTAAATGAACAGTCCGATACGTATGAGATTGTGCAAGAGTCCAATCCATCGGAATACGATACGCGCATCATCACGCAGTTATCCGGCGATTCCGGTCCGGATCTGATCTGGCTGAATGCACAGCGTGCGGCACAATTCGCAGCACAAGGAATTCTGTTAGACATTACAGATTACTTGACGGATTCCGATCATCCTGCAGCTCAGACCGATGATTACTACGAAGCATCTCTGCAGCCATTCACCAGAGATGAGCGGCTCTACGGCCTGCCGTGGATTCAACAGCCGGTTATGCTCTATGTGAACAAAGCAAAGTTTGACGAAGCCGGTCTCAACTATCCGGATGAGAGCTGGACTTGGAATGAGTTCGTGGCAGCAGCCGAGCGTCTCACGATTGATGCGAACGGCAACCATGCCGGGGAAGAGGGTTTTGATGAAAGTCAAGTCCATCAATGGGGATTCACTCTGAACGGCTGGCCGCCGGTACAGATGTTCATCTGGCAGAACGGCGGTGAAGTCATCTTGGAAGACTTCAGCGAGTCGCCGATCGATACGCCGGAAGCCGTTGAAGCGGTGAAGTTCTATGCCGACCTTATCCAAAGTCCAGTCACCCCATCGCAGCAGATCATCAGAGACCGCGGTTTCGATCAGATGTTCCGTGATGGACAAGTCGCCATGTTCATGGGAGGAGCTGCAGACAACTTAGATTCTACGATCGACCATGTAGAGGCCTTTATGGTTCCGGCAGGACCGAAGGACATCAAAGCGACGTTCGCAGACGTCCTGGGCATGGCAGTCAATGTGAAGACGAAGCATCCGGAAGAAGCGGTACAGGCACTGCTGGACCTGACGGATGCGATCCATCACTGGAAGATCATGCCGCCGCGTCAATCTCTGTCCGACCTTTCCACCTTGCAGGAGATGCATCCGGAGAAGGCCCACTCTCTTGAGGCGATTATCGCATCGATGGAGTTTGCCAAACCTTATCGTTACTTCGAGAATTATCCGGAATGGGACAATGTCTTCTGGACACAACTGATGGATCCGATCATCAACGGCGGTGAGGATCCAGAAACATTGATTCCAAATGTCAAACCTCTGTTAGATGAGACATTACAACCATAA
- a CDS encoding MTP-1 family protein, with protein MVQLTNSGTKSCTVLLEDFRQRGHKPLHAEKIIFDQVNERDVYNITAPFEDEGETVIAGRVEHRDSEVSEVHFFVNRNGVWVPRENAPVFALQDPFYTKINGELIVGGVETFSHPEKEGMLNWRTVFYRGASLSQLERFFVGPDAMKDLRLVQLADGSIGVFTRPQGVKGGRGKIGYTNVPSLDNLSHEVIDEAPILEGLIHEDEWGGCNEIHLLPNGLLGVLGHIARFGEAGKRHYYPMVFVFNPYNRTLSDVEIIAERANFVVGPAKRDDLVDVVFSGGLVRHPDGTADLYAGTSDAEAQKLRIIDPFAKYV; from the coding sequence ATGGTTCAGTTGACCAACAGCGGTACGAAGTCGTGTACGGTGCTGCTGGAGGATTTCAGACAGAGAGGGCATAAGCCATTGCATGCGGAGAAGATCATCTTCGATCAGGTGAATGAGCGGGATGTGTACAATATCACCGCGCCCTTCGAAGATGAGGGAGAGACGGTAATCGCCGGACGCGTGGAACATCGCGACAGTGAAGTGTCGGAGGTGCACTTCTTCGTCAACCGCAACGGTGTATGGGTGCCGCGGGAGAATGCGCCGGTGTTTGCCTTGCAGGACCCGTTCTACACGAAGATCAACGGCGAGCTGATCGTGGGCGGGGTGGAGACCTTCTCGCATCCGGAGAAGGAAGGCATGTTGAACTGGAGGACCGTCTTCTACAGGGGAGCGAGCCTCTCGCAATTAGAGCGGTTCTTCGTTGGACCGGATGCGATGAAGGACCTGCGACTCGTCCAACTGGCAGACGGTTCCATCGGCGTCTTCACAAGACCGCAAGGGGTTAAGGGCGGCCGCGGGAAGATCGGCTATACCAATGTCCCATCTTTGGACAACCTGTCACATGAAGTGATCGATGAAGCACCGATTCTGGAAGGGTTAATCCACGAGGATGAATGGGGAGGGTGCAATGAGATTCATCTTCTCCCGAATGGTCTGCTTGGTGTACTGGGCCATATCGCGCGTTTCGGAGAGGCGGGCAAGCGCCATTATTATCCGATGGTATTCGTGTTTAACCCCTATAACCGAACCTTGAGCGATGTAGAGATTATCGCGGAGCGAGCGAACTTCGTCGTAGGACCGGCGAAGCGCGATGATCTGGTCGACGTCGTATTCAGCGGCGGGCTTGTGCGCCATCCCGACGGAACGGCTGATCTCTACGCGGGGACCAGCGACGCGGAAGCGCAGAAGCTTCGCATCATCGATCCCTTCGCCAAATATGTATAA
- a CDS encoding Gfo/Idh/MocA family protein codes for MLKVAVIGAGIISCAHVEGYLRFPDRCKIVAVCDIFEQEAKRLIAQYKLKDAISCVDYKALIDMDIDLVSICTPTYTHAAIAAEMLRSGKHVLVEEPMAASLEECDAMITAAEESGKILSVVAQHRFRTPIMRLKSVLNSGMIGKVVHAQVDSLWWRGYCYYELWWRGAWEKEGGGSTLTHSSHHIDLLLWMMGKPLDVQAVMANTAHDNAEVEDLSITILRFPNGSLGQLTSSLVHHGEAQRMIFQGTEACIAEPWQVSATISKPNGLPERHPELEQRLNAYYESLPSLPYELHTGQIDDVLRAIEQGTRVLVDGESGKATMQLITAVYKSASLGTRVTLPLSADDPFYTRKGLLSNVLQFHRKQHTQPVPERSMKAKERSKTS; via the coding sequence ATGTTAAAAGTCGCCGTGATCGGGGCGGGCATCATCAGTTGCGCGCATGTTGAAGGTTATCTCCGTTTCCCGGATCGGTGCAAGATTGTTGCGGTGTGCGATATCTTCGAACAGGAAGCGAAGCGCCTGATAGCGCAGTATAAATTGAAGGATGCGATATCTTGTGTTGATTATAAAGCGCTCATCGATATGGACATCGATCTCGTCTCGATCTGTACGCCGACCTATACGCATGCAGCGATCGCGGCAGAGATGCTGCGCAGCGGCAAACATGTCCTGGTGGAAGAGCCGATGGCAGCTTCACTGGAGGAGTGCGATGCGATGATCACAGCGGCCGAAGAGAGCGGGAAGATCCTGTCGGTGGTCGCACAGCATCGGTTCCGGACGCCGATCATGAGACTGAAGTCGGTGCTGAACTCCGGGATGATCGGCAAGGTGGTGCATGCTCAAGTCGATTCCTTATGGTGGAGAGGATACTGCTACTATGAGCTTTGGTGGCGAGGTGCTTGGGAGAAGGAGGGTGGCGGCAGCACTCTAACCCACAGCTCCCATCACATCGATCTGCTGCTGTGGATGATGGGCAAACCTCTCGACGTTCAAGCAGTGATGGCGAATACCGCACATGATAATGCGGAAGTAGAAGATCTATCGATTACGATCCTTAGATTCCCGAACGGTTCCCTTGGGCAATTAACGAGTTCACTCGTCCACCACGGCGAAGCACAGCGGATGATCTTCCAAGGAACAGAAGCCTGTATCGCGGAGCCATGGCAGGTATCTGCGACGATCTCGAAGCCCAACGGCCTGCCCGAGCGGCATCCCGAGTTGGAGCAGCGCCTTAACGCTTACTATGAATCGCTCCCCAGTCTGCCCTATGAGCTGCATACCGGTCAGATCGATGATGTGCTCAGAGCGATCGAGCAAGGAACACGGGTGCTGGTAGACGGGGAAAGCGGCAAAGCAACGATGCAATTGATCACCGCTGTCTACAAATCCGCATCCCTTGGAACGAGAGTAACCCTGCCCCTGTCTGCGGATGATCCCTTCTATACGCGCAAAGGTTTGCTGTCGAATGTGCTTCAGTTCCATCGAAAACAACACACGCAGCCCGTGCCGGAACGAAGCATGAAAGCGAAAGAGCGCAGCAAGACATCATAG
- a CDS encoding MBOAT family O-acyltransferase: protein MLFNSYEYIFLFLPAVWLLYIFLQSFRLVSAAMVWLVLASLFFYGYWNPAYLPLILFSLVINFVIGKGLEKKRSKPLLVFGIIINLGLLAYYKYAGFFLETIHQLSGLNMPVVNIVLPLAISFYTFQQIAFLVDVYRGDTVPYNLLDYALFVTFFPQLIAGPIVQQKEMIPQFRRAGSRLFGEHLNRGLFLFFIGLFKKAAVADSFAIWANDGFSRPEQLTFVESWITSLAYTFQLYFDFSGYCDMAIGAALLFNIRLPINFDSPYQALTIQDFWKRWHMTLNRFLTNYLYIPLGGSRHGIIRPYTNILIVFLLSGIWHGAGWTFILWGFMHGAASVVYRLWKRYGFRLHRSLAWCITFLFVNAAWVFFRADSISDALFILKRMLSVHHLNLTMITGHLPEIITLLIFLWICLAASNSNRLITEPILPARTIIIAAAASVLSLLFLNRVSEFLYFQF from the coding sequence ATGCTGTTTAATTCCTACGAATATATTTTTCTTTTCTTGCCAGCTGTTTGGCTGCTTTATATCTTCCTGCAATCTTTCAGGCTGGTCAGCGCTGCCATGGTTTGGCTTGTGCTCGCTTCTTTGTTTTTCTATGGGTATTGGAATCCCGCTTACCTGCCGCTGATCCTGTTCTCTCTGGTCATTAACTTCGTCATTGGCAAGGGACTGGAGAAGAAGCGGAGCAAGCCCCTGCTGGTCTTCGGGATCATCATCAACCTGGGGCTGCTGGCTTACTACAAATACGCCGGTTTCTTCTTGGAGACGATACATCAGCTGTCCGGGCTGAACATGCCGGTTGTAAACATCGTGCTGCCCTTAGCGATCAGCTTCTATACCTTCCAGCAGATCGCCTTCTTGGTCGATGTGTACAGAGGCGATACCGTTCCGTATAACTTACTGGACTATGCCCTGTTTGTCACCTTCTTCCCGCAGCTCATCGCCGGGCCGATCGTGCAGCAGAAGGAGATGATCCCGCAGTTTCGCCGTGCCGGCAGCCGATTGTTCGGTGAGCATCTAAACCGAGGTCTGTTTCTCTTCTTCATCGGCTTGTTCAAAAAAGCCGCCGTCGCCGATTCTTTCGCGATATGGGCGAATGACGGGTTCAGCCGGCCGGAACAGCTGACCTTCGTCGAAAGCTGGATCACTTCTCTGGCCTATACCTTTCAGTTGTATTTTGATTTCAGCGGCTATTGCGACATGGCGATCGGTGCAGCCCTGCTGTTCAACATACGGCTGCCGATAAACTTCGATTCACCTTATCAGGCGCTGACGATCCAAGATTTCTGGAAACGCTGGCACATGACGCTGAACCGCTTCCTGACCAACTATCTCTATATCCCTCTGGGAGGAAGCCGCCATGGCATCATAAGACCTTATACCAATATCCTGATCGTCTTCCTCTTAAGCGGTATATGGCACGGCGCAGGCTGGACGTTCATCCTGTGGGGGTTTATGCATGGAGCTGCATCGGTGGTGTATCGTCTCTGGAAACGATACGGCTTCCGTCTGCATCGCTCCTTAGCTTGGTGCATCACGTTCCTGTTCGTCAACGCTGCTTGGGTGTTCTTCCGGGCGGATTCCATCTCGGATGCACTGTTCATCTTGAAGAGAATGCTGTCTGTACATCATCTGAATCTGACGATGATCACCGGCCATCTTCCAGAGATCATCACCCTGCTGATCTTCTTATGGATTTGTTTGGCCGCAAGCAATTCCAATCGCTTGATCACCGAACCGATATTACCGGCGCGAACGATCATCATCGCTGCCGCGGCATCGGTGCTATCACTTTTGTTTCTGAATCGCGTCAGCGAATTTCTGTACTTCCAATTCTAG
- a CDS encoding NADPH-dependent FMN reductase, with product MKLLGISGTIVGSKTSIAVQAVLERVREENPDIQIELLDMKDYDVVFCDGRDPATYTGDTKTVIDKVMEADFYIIGTPVFQASITGVLKNLFDLVPVSAFYQKVMGFVATGGTYQHYLMVENQLKPIAGFFRAFVAPSYVYLHDDHFNEKREIVDQEVLERLDRLAKEVVHMQRMLKGEYASS from the coding sequence ATGAAACTCCTAGGAATATCCGGTACAATCGTTGGTTCCAAGACATCGATCGCTGTACAAGCCGTTCTGGAGCGGGTACGGGAAGAGAACCCCGATATCCAGATCGAATTGCTCGATATGAAAGATTATGACGTGGTGTTCTGTGATGGGCGTGATCCCGCAACCTATACGGGGGATACGAAGACCGTGATCGACAAGGTGATGGAGGCGGACTTCTACATCATCGGCACCCCGGTGTTCCAAGCCTCGATCACAGGGGTTCTAAAGAATCTGTTCGATCTCGTTCCTGTCTCTGCCTTCTACCAGAAGGTGATGGGGTTCGTTGCGACGGGAGGTACCTATCAGCATTATCTGATGGTGGAGAACCAATTGAAGCCGATCGCTGGCTTCTTCCGAGCCTTCGTAGCGCCGAGTTATGTGTATCTGCATGATGATCATTTTAACGAGAAGCGGGAGATTGTTGATCAAGAGGTGTTAGAGCGCCTGGATCGGCTGGCGAAGGAAGTTGTCCATATGCAGCGTATGTTGAAGGGTGAGTATGCGAGCAGCTGA
- a CDS encoding carbohydrate ABC transporter permease has protein sequence MNTILASVRAQQQAAAAIRPLRRFRRLLLYLVVISIAAVVLLPFLWMLSTALKDGSDVFAWPPKWIPNPPMWRNFIDAWTAMPFDRYLMNTLYIVVLGMIGELSSATIVAYGFARFQFPGRDVIFLILLATMMLPFHVTLIPTYLIWQAFGLTGEFDPLVLRTWTAWGPFYVFLLRQFFMTIPRDLDDAAEMDGANAFQTFYHVLLPQIRPALLAVAIFAFRGYWNDFLGPLIYLTDMNQYTMNVGMYFFMGGINEAPKWNYLMAMSIVVALPVLILFFAAQRYFIEGITFTGIKD, from the coding sequence ATGAACACCATACTTGCAAGTGTGCGGGCGCAGCAGCAAGCGGCAGCAGCCATCAGACCGCTGCGCCGGTTCAGAAGATTGCTGCTTTATCTCGTCGTGATCTCGATCGCCGCGGTCGTATTGCTGCCCTTCTTGTGGATGTTGTCTACGGCATTAAAAGACGGCAGCGATGTCTTCGCTTGGCCGCCCAAGTGGATCCCCAACCCGCCGATGTGGAGGAACTTCATCGATGCCTGGACGGCGATGCCCTTCGACCGCTATCTGATGAACACGCTGTATATCGTCGTGCTGGGAATGATCGGCGAGCTGAGCAGCGCAACGATCGTCGCTTATGGGTTTGCGCGCTTTCAATTCCCCGGTCGGGATGTGATTTTCCTGATCTTGCTGGCAACGATGATGCTGCCTTTCCATGTCACGTTGATTCCAACCTATCTCATCTGGCAAGCCTTCGGCCTTACGGGGGAGTTTGATCCGCTGGTCCTGCGCACATGGACGGCGTGGGGACCGTTTTATGTTTTCTTATTAAGGCAGTTCTTCATGACCATCCCCCGCGATCTCGATGATGCGGCGGAGATGGATGGGGCGAATGCCTTCCAGACATTCTATCATGTGTTGCTGCCGCAGATCAGGCCGGCGCTGCTCGCCGTTGCAATCTTCGCTTTCCGCGGTTATTGGAACGACTTCCTCGGTCCATTGATCTACCTTACCGATATGAATCAATATACGATGAATGTCGGAATGTACTTCTTCATGGGCGGCATAAATGAAGCGCCGAAGTGGAATTATCTGATGGCGATGTCGATCGTCGTGGCGCTGCCGGTATTGATCCTGTTTTTTGCAGCGCAGCGATATTTTATAGAAGGGATTACGTTTACTGGGATCAAAGACTGA
- a CDS encoding VOC family protein has product MKVTGFSHVTIRVSDLDRSLAFYCDQLHMTLRHRGRTDAYLEWGIAWICLIQKEGAVRAGEDSCGVDHIAFYIAEADFQDVVQHLREQGIPIVRGPVKRGQGWSVNFLDPDGTQLELHTSTLDKRMEVWV; this is encoded by the coding sequence ATGAAAGTCACCGGTTTCAGCCATGTGACGATTCGGGTTAGTGACTTGGACAGGTCATTGGCCTTCTATTGCGATCAGCTGCACATGACCTTAAGACACAGAGGCCGGACGGATGCTTATCTGGAATGGGGCATTGCTTGGATCTGCCTCATTCAGAAGGAAGGAGCCGTAAGGGCCGGCGAAGATTCCTGCGGTGTTGATCACATTGCATTCTATATTGCTGAGGCAGATTTTCAAGATGTTGTGCAGCATCTGCGGGAACAGGGCATCCCCATCGTCAGAGGACCAGTGAAGCGGGGGCAAGGATGGTCCGTTAACTTCTTGGATCCGGACGGGACGCAGCTGGAACTCCACACTTCGACCTTGGATAAGCGGATGGAAGTTTGGGTGTGA
- a CDS encoding carbohydrate ABC transporter permease, with protein sequence MGTYIDTLVRWVITPLLLTIAAVILYAVLRALRWSKRQALGLAIISPWIIGFIGFTAYPLLHSLCLSFTKSNIFGGSEWVGLDNYIRLFTKDIEFWKSVRITLLYALLSMPIGVIGALLLAILLNNQIKGIGTFRTIYFMPAVLPEVAVALLWRWMFNSESGIINHAISPILHLTGSPAPDWFGDADYVLIAFIIMSVWGIFGTNTVVFLAGLQGVPKSLYEAAEIDGATGLRKFWHITVPQISPVILLQVIMGMIGALQVFTIAMFVRPTSAAGKFMNQLVYERGFTQLKMGEASAVAWVLFIIILFLTLLIFRSSPAWVHYESEMQR encoded by the coding sequence ATGGGAACATATATCGATACGCTGGTGAGGTGGGTTATCACCCCGCTGCTCCTCACCATCGCGGCTGTGATCCTGTATGCTGTCCTGCGGGCGCTTCGCTGGTCGAAGCGGCAGGCGTTGGGGCTGGCTATCATCTCACCTTGGATCATCGGCTTCATCGGCTTCACCGCCTATCCGCTCTTGCATTCCTTATGCTTGAGTTTTACGAAATCCAATATCTTCGGAGGGAGCGAGTGGGTCGGACTGGATAACTATATCCGGCTGTTTACGAAGGATATCGAATTTTGGAAATCCGTCCGCATCACGCTGCTCTATGCTTTGCTTTCCATGCCGATCGGTGTGATCGGCGCCTTGCTGCTGGCGATCTTGCTGAACAATCAGATCAAGGGCATCGGAACCTTCCGTACGATCTATTTCATGCCGGCTGTCCTGCCTGAGGTAGCCGTTGCCCTCCTGTGGCGCTGGATGTTTAACAGCGAAAGCGGCATAATCAATCATGCCATCTCGCCGATCCTGCACTTAACGGGTTCCCCGGCGCCGGACTGGTTCGGCGATGCCGATTATGTGCTGATCGCCTTTATCATCATGAGCGTCTGGGGGATCTTCGGCACGAACACCGTGGTCTTCCTTGCGGGATTGCAAGGGGTGCCGAAGAGCCTGTATGAAGCGGCGGAGATCGACGGCGCCACCGGCCTTCGCAAGTTCTGGCATATCACCGTGCCGCAGATCTCGCCGGTGATCCTGCTGCAGGTCATCATGGGGATGATCGGCGCTTTGCAAGTTTTCACGATCGCTATGTTTGTCCGGCCGACTTCAGCGGCTGGCAAGTTTATGAACCAGCTGGTCTACGAGAGGGGATTCACCCAGTTGAAGATGGGCGAAGCCTCGGCTGTAGCGTGGGTGCTGTTCATCATCATCTTGTTCTTAACCCTGTTAATCTTCCGTTCCAGTCCGGCATGGGTTCACTATGAATCAGAGATGCAGCGCTAG